From Streptomyces sp. SAI-135:
TGGAACCGACCGAGAGCGCTGCCCCGGACTCACGGCTGCGCCGGCTCACCGGCGCGTGGCGGACCAGCCGGTGGGCCGGGCGGCCTTCGGAGCATCCGGGCGCGGAGCGCCGTGCCGCCGGACAGTACACCGCGGCCGGTCACCCCGGTGCCGCACAGCGCACCGCCGAGCGCGCCGCCGGTGTGCCGGACCCGGGGCCCGACCGTCATCTGTCCTGGCCCGCACTGCCCACCGCGGTCGTCGCGGCGGCCGGATTCGTCCTGGGCGCGGGCTTCTACCGGGCGTTCACCGGCGGTCACGCGCTCTTCCCGTCCGGCACCGTCGGCTGGTCGCTGGCCGTGCTGACCGGTGTCATCGTCGGCCATCTGGTCGCCCTCGGCCGGGCCCGCTGGTGGGGCGGCACCGGATCGGGCGCCGCCCTGACCCTCGCCGTCCTGCTGCTGTACGGCTGGGTGCCGGCCGGCATGGTCAGCCTCACCGTCGTGCTGCTGGTCGGCATAGCCCGGCGCCACCGCTGGCGGCAGGGCATCCTGCACGGCGCGGTGGACATCCTCGGCATAGCCGCCGGCGCCGTGGTCCTCGCCGTGTTCGGCCAGTCCCCGTCCGTCGAGACCCCCTGGAACCCCGACACCTGGACCTTCTACACCGGCCCCGAGGTGATCATGGTCGCCGTGGGCTATCTCGCGGTCACCCGGGCCCTCGGCTGGTACCTGCACTCCTCCCGCCACGCCGGTCTGCCGACCGTCGCCCGCACCGCCCTGGTCAGACAGGGCCTGGTCGCGGTGGCCCTGCTCGGCATCGCCCCGCTGGTCTGCGTGGTCGCGGCCGCCAAGCCGGTGCTGCTCCCGCTGTTCGCGATCCCGCTCATCGCGCTCGACTCCACCCTGTGGATGGCCCGCGCCCGCGCCGAGGAACAACTGCGCGACCCGCTGACCGGACTGCCCAACCGGCAGTGGCTCCTGGAGCGCATCTGGTCCGCCCTGGACGACGCCGAGCGCATCGGCGCCCGGTCCGCCCTGATGCTCATCGACCTCGACCGCTTCCGCTCGGTCAACGACACCCTGGGCCACCTCGCCGGTGACCGGCTGCTCCTCCAGATCGCCGACCGGCTGCGGATCGCCCTGCCGCGCGGGGCGGAGGCGGCACGGCTCGGCGGCGACGAGTTCGCCGTCTTACTGCCGGTCGCCGACTCCACGACCTCCGCGACCCGGGTCGCCCGCAACCTGGTCGCCGCCCTCAGCTCCCCGCTCGACCTCGACGGGCTCACCCTCGTCCTGGAGGCCAGCGCCGGCGTCGCCGTCTTCCCCGACCACGCCGTGGACGCGGAAGGGCTGCTGCGGCGGGCGGACGTGGCGATGTACCAGGCCAAGCGGGACCGTACGGGAGTGGAGGTCTACGAGTCCAAGCGGGACTCCAACACCCCCGACCGCCTCGGCCTGCTCGGCGATCTGCGCCGGGCCCTGGACGCCCACGAGGTGCAGCTGCACTACCAGCCCAAGGTCCGCTTCGACGGACAGGTCGCCGGCCTGGAGGCGCTGGTGCGCTGGGTGCACCCGGAGCGCGGGAAGGTGCCGCCGGACGAGTTCATCGCCATCGCCGAGTCGTCCGGGCTGATGCCCCACCTCACCGAGTACGTCCTCGACACCGCCCTCGCCCAGGTCGCCGAGTGGCGGGCCCAGGGTCTGCACGTCCCGGTGGCGGTCAACGTCTCCCCGCGGGACGTCCACACCCCGGGCTTCGCCGGCTCGGTCGCCGCGCGTCTCGCCCGGCACGGCGTCCCGGCGGGCGCGCTCCAGCTGGAGATCACCGAGCACGTCCTGCTGGAGGACCCCTCCCGGGCCGCGGACACCCTGGCCGCGCTGACCGGGCACGGCGTGAAGATGTCCCTGGACGACTTCGGCACCGGCTACTCCTCCCTGGTCCACCTGCGCCGCCTCCCGGTCAGCGAGCTGAAGATCGACCGCTCCTTCGTCGCCAAGCTGGCCGTCGACACCGAGGACGCGGAGATCGTCCGCTGCACGGTCGACCTCGCCCACTCGCTGGGCCTCCTGGTCGTCGCCGAGGGCGTCGAGGACGACGAGACCTGGGAGCGGCTGCGCGACATGGGCTGCGACGCCGTACAGGGCTGGCTGGTCGCGGCGGCGATGCCACCGGAGGAGACGACGGCGTGGCTGCTGGCGCGGGGGTCGCGGGGCTGGCAGCGGCCGAGGGCAGCGCTGCCTGCGGCGGAGTGAGCGCCCCGCAGGGGTCCGGGGCTGTATCGACATGCGGCTCCGTCGCGGGGCGCGACCAGCCACAACGTATGCGCAGCCGCTCCACGACGGATTCCGGCACCCCCCTGCGAATCCGTTTAACAGCCAGAGGCCGCCGCCCCATAGGATTGGCCCCAAACCACACACACTCACCCCAGAGGATCGCTGCATGCCTGGCATCACGCGCGAGGAGGTCGCCCACCTCGCACGGCTGGCGCGTCTGGAGCTGAAGCCCGAAGAGCTCGAGCACTTCGCAGGACAGCTGGACGACATCATCGGCGCGGTCGCACGCGTCAGTGAGGTCGCCGACCAAGACGTACCGCCGACCTCGCACCCGCTCCCGCTGACGAACGTCATGCGGGCGGACGAGGTCCGTCCGTCGCTCACCCCCGAGCAGGCGCTCTCCGGCGCCCCGGCCCAGGAGCAGCAGCGTTTCAAGGTGCCGCAGATCCTGGGGGAGGACTAAGAAGCCATGACGGACATCATCAAGCTCACGGCCGCCGAGACCGCCGAGAAGATCGCCTCCGGCGAGCTCACCGCGGTCCAGGTCGCCGAGGCCCACCTGGCCCGTATCGAAGCCGTCGACGAGAAGGTGCACGCCTTCCTGCACGTCGACCGCGAGGGCGCGCTCGCGCAGGCCCGCGCCGTCGACGAGAAGCGGGAGAGGGGCGAGAAGCTCGGCCCGCTCGCCGGCGTCCCGCTCGCGCTGAAGGACATCTTCACCACCGAGGGCATCCCGACGACCGTCGGCTCCAAGATCCTCGAGGGCTGGATCCCGCCGTACGACGCGACCCTCACCAAGCGGCTGAAGGCCGCCGACGTCGTCATCCTCGGCAAGACCAACATGGACGAGTTCGCCATGGGGTCGTCGACGGAGAACAGCGCCTACGGGCCCACCGGCAACCCCTGGGACCTCACCCGGATCCCCGGCGGCTCCGGCGGCGGCTCCTCCGCCGCGCTGGCCGCGCACATGGCGCCCCTCGCCATCGGCACCGACACCGGCGGCTCCATCCGCCAGCCGGCCGCCGTCACCGGCACGGTCGGCGTCAAGCCGACGTACGGGGCGGTCTCCCGCTACGGCATGGTCGCCTTCTCGTCCTCCCTCGACCAGGGCGGCCCCTGCGCCCGTACGGTCCTGGACGCGGCCCTCCTCCACGAGGTCATCGCCGGGCACGACCCGATGGACTCGACCTCGATCGACGCCCCCGTCCCGCCGGTCGTCGAGGCCGCCCGCAACGGCAGCGTCGAAGGCATGCGCGTCGGTGTCGTCAAGCAGTTCCGCGGCGAGGGCTACCAGGCCGGCGTCATCCAGCGCTTCGACGAGTCCGTGGCGCTGTTGAAGGACCTCGGAGCCGAGATCGTCGAGCTGGACTGCCCGTCCTTCGACCTGGCGCTGTCCGCGTACTACCTCATCGCGCCCTCCGAGTGCTCCTCCAACCTCGCCCGCTTCGACGGCCTGCGCTACGGCCTGCGGACCGGCGACGACGGCACGCATTCCGCCGAGGAGGTCACCTCCCTCACCCGTGAGGCGGGCTTCGGCCCCGAGGTCAAGCGCCGGATCATGCTCGGCACGTACGCGCTGAGCTCCGGCTACTACGACGCGTACTACGGCAGCGCCCAGAAGGTCCGCACGCTCATCACGCGGGACTTCGAGAAGGCCTTCGAGCAGGTCGACGTGATCGTCTCCCCGACGACCCCGACCACCGCCTTCCCGATCGGCGAGCGCGCCGACGACCCGATGGCGATGTACCTGGCCGACCTGTGCACCATCCCGACCAACCTGGCGGGCAACTCGGCCATGTCGCTGCCGTGCGGTCTCGCCCCGGAGGACAACCTCCCGGTCGGTCTGCAGATCATCGCCCCGGCCCTGAAGGACGACCGTCTCTACAAGGTCGGCGCCGCCGTCGAGGCCGCCTTCGTGGAAAGGTGGGGCCACCCGCTCCTGGAGGAGGCACCGTCGCTGTGAGCAAGCTGACCAAGGCGAAGGACTTCAAGAAGTCCAAGTCCGGCACGTATCTGTCCATCGCCACCACGGCGTTCGGCGCCATCGGTGTCGCCAAGCGGCTCAGGAAGGCGCGCGCCGAGAACGACACGCTGGTCCTGATCGACGCGACCGTGGCCGCGGTCGCCGTCGTCACCGGCCTCGCCGTCCTGTACCGCGAGCTGAAGCGGCTGGGCGACGACGACGTCCTGCTGGGCTGAGAGGGAAGTTACACCGTGACCACCACGACCGACCTGGTGTCGTACGAGGACGCTCTCGCGTCGTACGACCCCGTCATGGGCCTCGAGGTCCATGTCGAACTCGGCACCAAGACCAAGATGTTCTGCGGCTGCTCGACCGAGCTCGGTCAGGACGCCAACACGCAGACCTGTCCCGTCTGCCTCGGCCTGCCCGGCGCGCTCCCGGTCGTCAACGCGACCGGCGTCGAGTCCGCGATCAAGATCGGTCTCGCGCTGAACTGCGAGATCGCCGAGTGGTGCCGCTTCGCCCGGAAGAACTACTTCTATCCGGACATGCCGAAGAACTTCCAGACCTCCCAGTACGACGAGCCGATCGCCTTCAACGGCTACCTCGACGTCCAGCTGGAGGACGGCGAGACCTTCCGTGTGGAGATCGAGCGCGCCCACATGGAGGAGGACACCGGCAAGTCGACCCACGTGGGCGGCGCGACGGGCCGTATCCACGGCGCCTCGCACTCGCTCCTGGACTACAACCGCGCCGGCATCCCGCTCATCGAGATCGTCACCAAGCCGATCGAGGGCGCGGGCGAGCGGGCTCCCGAGGTCGCGCGGGCCTACGTCCGTGAGCTGCGCGAGGTCATCAAGGCGCTCGGCGTCTCCGAGGCCCGCATGGAGATGGGCCAGATGCGCTGCGACGTGAACCTGTCGCTGCGCCCCAACGGCACCGAGAAGTTCGGCACCCGTTCGGAGACGAAGAACGTCAACTCGCTGCGGTCCGTGGAGCGCGCGGCCCGCTTCGAGATCCAGCGGCACGCGGCCGTCCTGAGCAGTGGCGGGACGATCGTCCAGGAGACCCGGCACTTCCACGAGGACACCGGGTCCACGACCTCGGGCCGTGTGAAGGAGGAGGCCGAGGACTACCGGTACTTCCCCGAGCCGGACCTCGTGCCGGTGGCCCCCTCGCGCGAGTGGGTCGAGGAGATCCGGGCGTCCCTGCCCGAGCTGCCGCTGGTGCGCCGCAACCGGCTCGTCGCCGAGTGGGGCATCACGGCCCTCGACATGCAGGCGATCCTCAACGCCGGTGCGCTGGACCTGATCGTCGCCACCATCGACGCCGGAGCCGACGCGGCCTCCGCCCGCAAGTGGTGGATGGGCGAACTCGCCCGCAGCGCCAACGAGTCCGGCAAGGCGCTCGACGAACTGGCCATCACCCCGGCTCAGGTCGCCCGGGTCACCGAGCTGGTCGCG
This genomic window contains:
- a CDS encoding bifunctional diguanylate cyclase/phosphodiesterase, producing MEPTESAAPDSRLRRLTGAWRTSRWAGRPSEHPGAERRAAGQYTAAGHPGAAQRTAERAAGVPDPGPDRHLSWPALPTAVVAAAGFVLGAGFYRAFTGGHALFPSGTVGWSLAVLTGVIVGHLVALGRARWWGGTGSGAALTLAVLLLYGWVPAGMVSLTVVLLVGIARRHRWRQGILHGAVDILGIAAGAVVLAVFGQSPSVETPWNPDTWTFYTGPEVIMVAVGYLAVTRALGWYLHSSRHAGLPTVARTALVRQGLVAVALLGIAPLVCVVAAAKPVLLPLFAIPLIALDSTLWMARARAEEQLRDPLTGLPNRQWLLERIWSALDDAERIGARSALMLIDLDRFRSVNDTLGHLAGDRLLLQIADRLRIALPRGAEAARLGGDEFAVLLPVADSTTSATRVARNLVAALSSPLDLDGLTLVLEASAGVAVFPDHAVDAEGLLRRADVAMYQAKRDRTGVEVYESKRDSNTPDRLGLLGDLRRALDAHEVQLHYQPKVRFDGQVAGLEALVRWVHPERGKVPPDEFIAIAESSGLMPHLTEYVLDTALAQVAEWRAQGLHVPVAVNVSPRDVHTPGFAGSVAARLARHGVPAGALQLEITEHVLLEDPSRAADTLAALTGHGVKMSLDDFGTGYSSLVHLRRLPVSELKIDRSFVAKLAVDTEDAEIVRCTVDLAHSLGLLVVAEGVEDDETWERLRDMGCDAVQGWLVAAAMPPEETTAWLLARGSRGWQRPRAALPAAE
- the gatC gene encoding Asp-tRNA(Asn)/Glu-tRNA(Gln) amidotransferase subunit GatC produces the protein MPGITREEVAHLARLARLELKPEELEHFAGQLDDIIGAVARVSEVADQDVPPTSHPLPLTNVMRADEVRPSLTPEQALSGAPAQEQQRFKVPQILGED
- the gatA gene encoding Asp-tRNA(Asn)/Glu-tRNA(Gln) amidotransferase subunit GatA, yielding MTDIIKLTAAETAEKIASGELTAVQVAEAHLARIEAVDEKVHAFLHVDREGALAQARAVDEKRERGEKLGPLAGVPLALKDIFTTEGIPTTVGSKILEGWIPPYDATLTKRLKAADVVILGKTNMDEFAMGSSTENSAYGPTGNPWDLTRIPGGSGGGSSAALAAHMAPLAIGTDTGGSIRQPAAVTGTVGVKPTYGAVSRYGMVAFSSSLDQGGPCARTVLDAALLHEVIAGHDPMDSTSIDAPVPPVVEAARNGSVEGMRVGVVKQFRGEGYQAGVIQRFDESVALLKDLGAEIVELDCPSFDLALSAYYLIAPSECSSNLARFDGLRYGLRTGDDGTHSAEEVTSLTREAGFGPEVKRRIMLGTYALSSGYYDAYYGSAQKVRTLITRDFEKAFEQVDVIVSPTTPTTAFPIGERADDPMAMYLADLCTIPTNLAGNSAMSLPCGLAPEDNLPVGLQIIAPALKDDRLYKVGAAVEAAFVERWGHPLLEEAPSL
- the gatB gene encoding Asp-tRNA(Asn)/Glu-tRNA(Gln) amidotransferase subunit GatB, whose amino-acid sequence is MTTTTDLVSYEDALASYDPVMGLEVHVELGTKTKMFCGCSTELGQDANTQTCPVCLGLPGALPVVNATGVESAIKIGLALNCEIAEWCRFARKNYFYPDMPKNFQTSQYDEPIAFNGYLDVQLEDGETFRVEIERAHMEEDTGKSTHVGGATGRIHGASHSLLDYNRAGIPLIEIVTKPIEGAGERAPEVARAYVRELREVIKALGVSEARMEMGQMRCDVNLSLRPNGTEKFGTRSETKNVNSLRSVERAARFEIQRHAAVLSSGGTIVQETRHFHEDTGSTTSGRVKEEAEDYRYFPEPDLVPVAPSREWVEEIRASLPELPLVRRNRLVAEWGITALDMQAILNAGALDLIVATIDAGADAASARKWWMGELARSANESGKALDELAITPAQVARVTELVAKGDLNDKLARQVIEGVLAGEGTPDEVVDKRGLKVVSDEGALGAAVDEAIAGNPGVADKIRSGKVAAAGALVGAVMKATRGQADAARVKELILEKLGAGEG